ACCGCCTGGCCGAGGAGAGCCACGAGCCGGGCTCCGAGGCCCAGAAGGTGGGCGACCTCTACGCCGACTTCATGGACGAGGAGCGGGTCGAGGCCCTCGACGGGGAGCCCATCGCCGCCGACCTCGAGGCCGTCGACGCCGTCACCGACACCTCCGGGCTGTGCCGCCTCCTCGGCCGGCTGGGTCGCACCGGCGTGCCCGGGCCCTTCGAGGTGGCCGTGTTCGCCGACGCCCGGCGGTCCGACCGCTACGCCCTGTACCTCGGCCAGGGGGGCCTGGGCCTGCCCGACGAGGCGTACTACCGCGACGACGCCTTCGCCGAGGTACGCGAGGCGTACCAGGCCCACGTCGCCCGCATGCTCGCCCTCACCGGCCTCCCCGACGCCGAGGCCGAGGACGCGGCCCGGCGCGTCGTGGCCCTCGAGGCGCGCCTGGCCGCCGCCCACTGGGACCAGGTCGCCGACCGCGACGCGGAGAAGACCTACAACCCCCACGACCGCGCTGCGCTCGACGCCCTGACCCCGGCGGTCGACTGGTCGGCGTGGCTGGAGGGCGTCGGGGCCCGCCCCGACCTGCTCGACCGGGTCGTGGTGCGCGAGCCCGAGGCGCTCCAGGGGATGTCCGAGGCCCTCGCCGAGGTGCCCCTCGAGGACTGGAGGGCGTGGCTGCGCTGGCAGGTCGTCCACGACGCCGCCCCCGCGCTCAGCCGCCGCTTCGCCGAGGAGAGCTTCGCCTTCTACGGCCGCACCCTCACCGGCGCCCCCGAGCTGCGGGCCCGCTGGAAGCGCGGCGTGGGGGCGGTCGAGGCGGCCCTGGGCGAGGCCATGGGCAAGCTCTACGTGGCCGAGCACTTCCCGCCCGACGCCAAGGAGCAGATGCTCGACCTGGTCGACAACCTGGTCGAGGCCTACCGCCGCAGCATCTCGGACCTGCCCTGGATGACCGACGAGACCCGGGCCCGGGCCCTCGACAAGCTGGAGCGGTTCACCCCCAAGGTGGGCTACCCGGACCGGTGGCGCGACTACTCGGGCCTGGAGATCACCGCCGGCGACCTGGTGGGGAACCTGCGCCGGGCGGCCGCCTTCGAGATCGACCGGCAGCTGGGCCGGGTGGGGGAGGAGGTGGACCGCGACGAGTGGTTCATGACCCCCCAGACGGTCAACGCCTACTACAACCCGCTGATGAACGAGATCGTGTTCCCGGCCGCGATCCTCCAGCCGCCGTTCTTCTCCCCGGACGCCGACCCGGCGGTGAACTACGGGGCCATCGGCGCCGTGATCGGCCACGAGATCGGCCACGGCTTCGACGACCAGGGCTCCCGCTACGACGGCGACGGCAACCTCCACGACTGGTGGACCGACGACGACCGGTCCGCCTTCGAGGAGCGCACCGCCGCGCTCATCCGCCAGTACGACGCCCTCGAGCCGGCCCAGGCCCCGGGGCACCACGTCAACGGCGCCTTCACGGTGGGGGAGAACATCGGCGACCTGGGCGGGCTGACCATCGCCCACGCCGCCTACCGCATCGCCCTCGAGGGCCGGACGCCCCCGGAGGAGGACGGCTTGGACGGCCCGCAGCGGTTCTTCTGGGCCTGGGCCCAGGCGTGGCGGACCAAGTCCCGCGACGCCGAGGTGGTGCGGCTGCTGTCGATCGACCCGCACTCGCCGCCCGAGTTCCGCTGCAACGCCGTGGTCCGCAACCTCGACGGGTTCCACGAGGCCTTCGGCGTCACGCCCGAGGACGAGCTCTGGCTCTCCCCGGACGAGCGGGTCGCCATCTGGTGACGCCCCGGGCCCGTCGGGCCCCGCGCACCTCCGCGTGACATCCGGCCGTCCGCCGAGGACGGCTCATCATCTGCGACGGTCCGCCGATGGGCCGGGCGCACGTCACCCGGGCGGGGGGCTGGTCGAGGCGCTCGACGAGCCGCGACGTGCTCCACCGGCGGCGCGAACCCCTTTGCTCCGCCCTGTCCCCAAGGAGCAGAGATGCGCAACATGTCCACCCCCAAGAAGGTGGTGGTCTCGGCCGTCGCCGTGGCCGTCGGCCTCACCATCGGTGCGGCCATCGCCCTGTGGTCCGCCCAGGGCTCGGGCTCCGGCTCGTCCCAGGCCCTCGAGGCCGAGACCGTCACCGTCACCGCGGCCACCGGCGCCGCCGACCTCTACCCCGGCTTCGCCGACGGCGACGTCTTCTTCACCCTCGACAACGACAACCCCTACCCGGTGACCTTCACCGCCATGACGCCCGGCACGGTCGCCTCCAGCAACGAGGCCGTCTGCCCGGCGTCCAACGTCACCGTCGAGGGTGCCACCGGCCTGTCGCTCGCCGTGGCCGCCGACTCCACCAGCGCCACCCAGTCGATCGCCGACGTGGTGACCCTCGCCAGCGAGGCGCCCGACGGGTGCCAGGGCGTGACCTTCACCATCGGCCTGACCCTCACCGGCTCCCAGGCCTGAGCCCGTGTCGGCACGCGTCGGACGCCATCGCCTGCTGCTGCTCCTCGGGGCCGCGCTGGCGGTGGCGTTCGCCGCGTCCCGGCCCCCGGTGGTCGACCTGGCCCACCGCCTGGTCGCCTGGACCGGCGGTGGGGCGGGGGGTGGGTCGGTCCACGCCGAGGTCCTCCCCTCGGCCGCGGCCCCGACCGGCAGCGCCATCGGCACCGACGTCTCGCTGTCGTGGTCGCCCGTGGTGATGGTGTCGGGCGCCCAGGTCGACGGCTACGAGGTGCGGCGCTACGACCTCGACGGCACCCTCCACGCCACCCTGGACGGCTGCGACGGCCTGGTCACCGGCACCATGTGCACCGAGCTCGGGGTGCCGGTCGGGTCGTGGCGCTACGCCCTCGTGACCCGCAGCGGCTCCTGGACGGCCGTCGAGAGCCCGCGGAGCACGACCATCGCCGTGGGCGGGGCCTCCCTCGGCTTCACCTCGTCGACGACCATCACCGCGCTGCCCGCCACCCTCCAGGGGGCCGTGTCCGGCTTCCGCGCCTCCGAGGGCCTCACCTTCCACCTCGACGCCGAGGACGGTCCGGTGCTCGCCGGCACGCCGAGCGCGGTGGGGCCGGACGGCACCGCGACCGTGTCGGTCACGCTCCCCGCGGGCACCGACGACTCGCCCCACGCCGTCGTCGCGGTGGGCGACGGCGGGACCGTCGCCCGCGCCGCCGTCTCGATCGTCGACCCCCCGTCGCTCGTCGCGCTCGAGGCCTTCGACGTCGATCGCGACGGGCGCGTCGACCGGGTGGCCGCGACCTTCGACGAGCCCCTCGCGGCCTACACGGCGGGCACGGCGCCGTGGGCGCTGAGCGCGGCCCCGTCCGGGGCCACGCTCGCCTCCGTGTCGGTCAGCGGTGCGGTCGCCACCCTGGAGCTCACCGAGGGCACCGGCGCGGCCACCACGGCCCTCGGGTCGTTCAAGGTCGCCCTCGGCGTCAGCGGGACGGGGGTCCGCGACGCCAACGGCCACCGGTCGTCGTTCCCCGCCACGGCCCCCGTCGACCGGGCCGCCCCCGCCCTCCTCTCGGCGACGATGTCCGAGGCGGTCGTCAACGGCCGGGTCGACCGCATCACCCTGACCTTCTCCGAGACCCTCGCGGCGGCCTCCTCGGGCACGGCCCCGCTGACCCTCGCCTCCGTCCCGTCGGGCGGCACGGCCGCGAGCCTGACGACCTCGGGGACGACGGCGACGATCGGCATCACCGAGGGACCCGGGGCCCCGGACACCGCGGTCGGCGACCTCACCGTGGCCCTGGCGCCGAGCGCGACGGGGATCCGCGACGCCGCCGGCAACCCGTCCTCCTTCGCGGCGCGGGCCCCGGCCGACGCCGCCGCCCCCGTCGCCGTCTCCCGCCTCGGCTACGACGTGGACGCCAACGGCCGCTTCGACCGCGTGGTCGTGGCCTTCTCCGAGGCGCTCGCGCCCTACGGGGCGGGGACCGCCGGGTGGGGCCTCTCCTCGGCCCCGTCCGGCGCCACCCTCGGCTCGGTGAGCGCGTCCGGCACCACCGCCACCCTGGCCCTCACCGAGGGGACCGGGACCCGCACCACCGCGGTGGGGTCGTTCCGCCTGTCGCTCACCAAGCAGGCCGACGGGATCCGGGACGCCGCCGGCAACCAGACCAGCTTCGCGTCGTCGTCCGCCACCGCGGTCGCCGACCGGGCCGGACCGGTGCCGAACGTGGTGAGCCTGCTCGACGGCACCACGAGCGGCAACGGGAACGGCAAGGTCGACCGGGTCACGGTCACCTGGACCGAGACCATCTCGACCACCTACGCGGCCGGCACCGCCCTCTGGACCCTGACCGACGTGCCGTCGGGCGGCACGCTGGCCTCGGTCGGCCTGACCACCTCGACGGTGACGCTCACGCTCACCGAGGGGACCGGTGCGGCCGACACCGCCGTGGGGGCCATGCGGGTCGCCATGGGGGCCAGCGCCAGCGGTGTGCGCGACGGCTCCGGGAACCCGGCCCCCGCCTTCGCCCCGGTCGCGCCCCGGGACCAGGCCCGGGCCGTGCCCCTGGACGTGACCGACACGAACGGCGCCACCGACGGGCGCGTCGAGCCGGGCGACACCCTGTCGCTCCGGTTCTCCGAGCCCCTCGCGGCGGCCTCGGTGCCGTCGACCTCGACGGTCACCCTGGCCGACCCCACCGGCACCGGGAACGACACCCTGAGCATCGCCGGCATCACCAACGGGGCCCGCTCGACGGGGTCGAACGCCTACGTCACCACCGACGCGACCTCGGCGTCGTGGCCGGCGACGGTGGCCCTCAGCGCCGACCGCACCACGATCACGGTGACGGTCGGGTCCACCTGCACCGGCACCGGCTGCGCCGGGCTGGGCACGGCCACCTCGGCTGCCAGCTTCTCCTACCTCGGGGCCACGACGCTCGACGACGGCACCATCGCCGTCACGACCGGCGCCCGGACCTTCTCCCGTCGCCTCTTCTGAGCGCCGCCGATGTCCTCGGCGCCGTCGCGAGGCGACGAGGTGCGCCCCGGCGCCGCCGGCCCCGACTGGGCCAGGCTCAGGACCCGGCCTGCGCCGGCACCGGGATGCTGCCGAACGCCCGTGCCTCGAGACGGGCGTGGCGGCCGCGGGTGGCCCGGTAGAGCACCTTCAGCGGCAGGGGCGCCTCGGCCAGCATCCGGGCCCGCTCCTCGTCGGTCACCACGGCCACGGCGAACGGCACCGTGAAGGCGGCCTGGGCACCGAGGCCGACGGCAGCGATCGCCGCCCGGTCCAGCTCGGCGTACTCGTCGGCGGAGAAGTGGCGCTCGAAGAGGGGGAGGATCTCGTCGTCCTCGAAGGAGAGGTGGGCGTCCATCAGGTCCCCGAGGGCGTCGAGGTCGTCGATGAGGCTGAACGAGCGCAGGTCGCTGCCGTGCAGGAGCCGGGTCATCCCCTCGCCCACCGAGGTCATGAGGGCGTCGAGGCGGTGGTGCTCGTCGTCGGTCCGGGCGAGGAGGCCGGCCGCCTCCGGGCACCGGCCCACGAGGGCGGGGAGGAAGACGTCGTCCTCCACGGTGTGGTGGGTCAGCACCTCGCCAGCGTAGCCCTTCCAGTAGCGGGCCAGGGCGGTGCTGCGGCGACGGTCCTCCGGGGTCGTGAGCCGCACCGACGCGGCCAGCCGGTGCGGGGCCCGGCGGAGGGCCGCGTGGATGTTGCGGTAGCCGGTGAGGTCCGGGGTGTCGGCGGGGGTGGTGGTCGTGGTGCTCATGTGTCCTCCTCGTGGGGACCGGCGGCTGCCGGGGGTGTGGAGGCATCATCGGGCCGGGCGGTTGCGGGCCACGTGGAGACGACGTGGACACCGAGCAGGAGGGCTCCGTCCCTGGTCAGCGGGGCGCGGCGTTGGTCGTGAGCGATGGTCCGCGCCCGGTCGTCCGGTGCTCGCCGGTCCCGCCCAGGTCCCGGCCGTCGGTGCCTTCCCGCAGCGGGGTCGCGGTGCCATGCTCACCGCGTGGGGCAGCGGGGGATGGAGCCGGTGCGGGACGAGGGGTCGGCAGGGCCGCGCTGATGGACTGGGTGCGCTGGCACGGGGCCTACGACGACCCCGCCTCGCCGCTCTCGCAGCGCCTGGAGGTGGTGCGCCGCCGTGTGGAGGAGGCGCTCGACCTGGTCGACGCCGATCGGCCGTCCGTCCTCAGCCTGTGCGCCGGCGACGGGCGCGACCTGCTCCCCGTCCTCGCCCGCCGACCCGCCCGGGCACGAGGCCCGGTGGTGGTCGTCGAGCAGGACCCCACCCTGG
Above is a window of Iamia majanohamensis DNA encoding:
- a CDS encoding M13 family metallopeptidase codes for the protein MANGIDLAHRSEGVRPQDDLFRHVNGTWLEEAEIPDDRATDGAFHRLRDLSEQHLRDLLDRLAEESHEPGSEAQKVGDLYADFMDEERVEALDGEPIAADLEAVDAVTDTSGLCRLLGRLGRTGVPGPFEVAVFADARRSDRYALYLGQGGLGLPDEAYYRDDAFAEVREAYQAHVARMLALTGLPDAEAEDAARRVVALEARLAAAHWDQVADRDAEKTYNPHDRAALDALTPAVDWSAWLEGVGARPDLLDRVVVREPEALQGMSEALAEVPLEDWRAWLRWQVVHDAAPALSRRFAEESFAFYGRTLTGAPELRARWKRGVGAVEAALGEAMGKLYVAEHFPPDAKEQMLDLVDNLVEAYRRSISDLPWMTDETRARALDKLERFTPKVGYPDRWRDYSGLEITAGDLVGNLRRAAAFEIDRQLGRVGEEVDRDEWFMTPQTVNAYYNPLMNEIVFPAAILQPPFFSPDADPAVNYGAIGAVIGHEIGHGFDDQGSRYDGDGNLHDWWTDDDRSAFEERTAALIRQYDALEPAQAPGHHVNGAFTVGENIGDLGGLTIAHAAYRIALEGRTPPEEDGLDGPQRFFWAWAQAWRTKSRDAEVVRLLSIDPHSPPEFRCNAVVRNLDGFHEAFGVTPEDELWLSPDERVAIW
- a CDS encoding hemerythrin domain-containing protein; this encodes MSTTTTTPADTPDLTGYRNIHAALRRAPHRLAASVRLTTPEDRRRSTALARYWKGYAGEVLTHHTVEDDVFLPALVGRCPEAAGLLARTDDEHHRLDALMTSVGEGMTRLLHGSDLRSFSLIDDLDALGDLMDAHLSFEDDEILPLFERHFSADEYAELDRAAIAAVGLGAQAAFTVPFAVAVVTDEERARMLAEAPLPLKVLYRATRGRHARLEARAFGSIPVPAQAGS